The following are encoded in a window of Sphingobium sp. AP49 genomic DNA:
- a CDS encoding recombinase family protein → MRTVIYARFSSDNQNPRSTADQIALCRKRAADEGWTVIGAFEDAAISGAAGIGADQRPGLNAMMRMVEAGGVDQVLAESTDRISRHVADAHILRERIEFAGARLFTLFDGTVTPMIGLIKGFTDAQFRTDLAKRVRRGQLGTLKQGRIPGSIAYGYRQANRLDDRGQIVRGLREIDANKADIVRRIFREYAAGRSPNAIAAGLNAESIPGSRGGIWHETAISGDTRHKRGILRNETYVGVVTYGRSRTVVNPQTRQRLMRPNGEDVVERQEIAHLRIIDDELWQQVQARLASNQGVRPERQRRPKHILSGLGICEVCGARWVLRSSKFWGCSNFRYGKACTNNRLVGTHIFERMVLDDLKEGMLSPDVISAYVREYHRDFARQTADMGRDRAKLERKLEEADRRMKRMLQAFTDGGSEFEEIRDMLTSARADKEALQRQLASMDAVPNVLALHPHVEEVYRRQVEELEAALADPEAQLEAIPRLRSIISSIIVRPRLDRQRGVIVQVVRQMDEILSIATGGQQFSQLR, encoded by the coding sequence GTGCGAACGGTCATTTACGCGCGCTTCAGCAGCGATAACCAGAACCCGCGATCCACGGCGGACCAGATCGCGCTATGTCGCAAGCGGGCCGCCGACGAAGGCTGGACCGTCATCGGCGCGTTTGAAGACGCTGCTATTTCCGGTGCCGCCGGCATCGGCGCCGATCAGCGCCCCGGCCTCAATGCGATGATGCGTATGGTAGAGGCTGGCGGCGTCGATCAGGTGCTGGCAGAGTCCACCGACCGCATTTCCCGCCATGTGGCCGATGCGCATATTCTCCGCGAGCGGATCGAATTTGCTGGCGCGCGGCTCTTCACCCTGTTCGATGGCACGGTCACCCCCATGATCGGTCTGATCAAGGGGTTTACTGACGCGCAGTTCCGCACCGATCTTGCCAAGCGCGTTCGGCGCGGTCAGCTGGGCACCCTGAAACAGGGGCGCATTCCTGGCAGCATTGCCTATGGCTACCGCCAGGCGAACCGCCTTGATGATCGCGGCCAGATCGTGCGGGGCCTAAGAGAGATTGACGCGAACAAGGCGGACATCGTCCGCCGTATCTTCCGCGAATATGCTGCGGGGCGCAGCCCCAATGCCATCGCCGCCGGCCTGAATGCAGAGAGCATTCCCGGCTCCCGCGGCGGCATCTGGCACGAAACGGCAATCAGCGGCGATACGCGGCACAAACGCGGCATCCTGCGCAATGAGACCTATGTCGGCGTCGTCACTTATGGGCGCAGCCGGACGGTGGTCAATCCGCAGACCCGCCAACGGCTGATGCGCCCGAACGGTGAAGACGTGGTCGAGCGTCAGGAAATCGCGCACTTGCGGATCATTGATGATGAACTGTGGCAACAGGTTCAGGCCCGGCTTGCATCGAACCAGGGTGTGCGCCCCGAGCGGCAACGGCGACCCAAGCATATTCTGTCTGGGCTTGGCATCTGCGAGGTGTGCGGCGCACGATGGGTGCTGCGCTCTAGCAAGTTCTGGGGATGCAGCAACTTCCGCTATGGCAAGGCTTGCACCAACAACCGCCTGGTGGGCACCCATATATTTGAGCGGATGGTTCTCGATGATCTGAAGGAAGGCATGTTGTCGCCCGACGTGATCAGTGCATATGTCCGCGAATATCACCGCGACTTCGCGCGGCAGACCGCCGATATGGGCCGCGACCGCGCCAAGTTGGAACGCAAGCTGGAAGAAGCCGACCGCCGAATGAAGCGCATGTTGCAGGCCTTCACCGATGGGGGCAGCGAGTTCGAGGAAATCCGCGACATGCTGACCAGCGCCCGCGCCGACAAGGAAGCGCTGCAACGACAGCTTGCCAGCATGGACGCCGTGCCGAATGTCCTCGCGCTGCATCCCCATGTCGAGGAAGTCTATCGGCGTCAGGTGGAGGAGCTGGAGGCGGCCCTGGCCGATCCCGAAGCCCAGCTAGAGGCAATCCCGCGCCTGCGCTCCATCATTTCCAGCATCATCGTCAGGCCGCGCCTCGATCGGCAGCGCGGTGTCATCGTGCAAGTGGTTCGCCAAATGGACGAAATCCTGTCGATCGCGACCGGCGGACAGCAGTTTTCACAATTGCGCTAA
- a CDS encoding winged helix-turn-helix domain-containing protein, with amino-acid sequence MTFMKPEQFRSWAERAQPGEDVVYAEGVRPGDAIGATVRGLHDAGLVAMTSKRVDGRLRFIAQRLPDPRPSQLRARVCEVPRRGQFQLGANDGAMTTRAVLRILQQAAARGLPCPTNEELAKRIGLNGKEAASYRVRRLVQLGKISVEEPSPLERRVVTILASGKQTQRAML; translated from the coding sequence ATGACATTCATGAAGCCGGAACAATTTCGCAGCTGGGCGGAACGCGCGCAGCCGGGTGAAGACGTGGTCTATGCCGAAGGCGTCCGCCCGGGCGACGCGATCGGCGCCACGGTGCGCGGGCTGCATGATGCCGGGCTGGTCGCCATGACGAGCAAGCGGGTCGATGGCCGGTTGCGCTTCATCGCGCAGCGCCTGCCCGATCCGCGCCCGTCGCAGCTTCGCGCACGGGTGTGCGAGGTGCCGCGACGCGGTCAATTCCAGCTGGGCGCCAATGACGGCGCGATGACGACGCGGGCGGTGCTGCGCATCCTGCAACAGGCAGCAGCGCGCGGCCTGCCCTGCCCCACCAATGAAGAGCTGGCCAAGCGGATCGGGCTGAATGGCAAGGAGGCTGCATCCTATCGCGTCCGGCGGCTGGTGCAGCTGGGCAAGATCAGCGTGGAAGAGCCTTCGCCGCTTGAACGGCGGGTGGTGACCATCCTGGCCAGCGGCAAGCAAACACAAAGGGCGATGCTGTGA
- a CDS encoding terminase gpA endonuclease subunit — MMAAIPAPRWTLPAPTTGGDILRRTAHHVRPHIKTTVSAWAIEHREYDPTTLPWQPEIMDTLSDPEVAEVGMIKPSQCGGTEIGLAWLGWIVDTDPSDTLVCQPDQNMAGIFSKTRLRKLIDETPAVKRKLKPTADADTVHLKLFQGMELAAVWPVPSQFTQRPVRYGWLDDYDQYDEDIGSSKDKGGQGSGESLLEGRNTSHEGREKKFISSSPAREDGGGVEAFVEGGTDERLQPICPHCGDRWEIDILTDLHFDRKGTADEAEASAYVTCAAGCVLEPSDRRAVLDSLTDLPAKGFVSANPTASKRRRSFRVDGLMALTSWPKLARLWREALMAWELRQDESKLRTFYNTKGGKNYRSQASGEKPVVSADLRKRLTMGWRLGTVPRGPTVLNLIIDVQHDRFECGVVGYGRDGERWLIDRFAIDVMDDGLTQVSPFIHTEHWKVLLPLFDRKYPMVDDGGAVVGHAPILSITVDTGGSDRKGDQATAGAKWFWNAARALGVHQSRITLVKGGSNRDGKKLMPPGEFADQKVKGGAKRNSARLWLPNVHKIKNVIDAKLRRQKPGPGYIHLPGGEFVDGTDQRIFGLTDEHLDEITAEELKKGKWEKLRARNETLDILVYGEAAILKPPFAQSRTDMRWVPKDYRIIWPAQGVIVLPAPAANDPAPVPSAEPVAVNATPPPPKPVRSRTAPRRSGGWMNRLGSR, encoded by the coding sequence ATGATGGCGGCAATACCGGCTCCGCGCTGGACCCTACCCGCCCCGACAACCGGCGGTGACATATTGCGCCGCACGGCGCACCATGTCCGCCCGCATATAAAAACGACGGTTAGTGCGTGGGCGATCGAACATCGCGAATACGATCCCACGACCTTGCCATGGCAACCCGAAATCATGGACACGTTGTCCGATCCGGAAGTCGCCGAAGTGGGCATGATAAAGCCCAGCCAGTGCGGTGGGACTGAGATAGGTTTGGCCTGGCTGGGATGGATCGTAGACACCGATCCATCGGACACGCTGGTCTGCCAGCCCGACCAAAATATGGCGGGCATCTTTTCAAAGACGCGCTTGCGCAAGCTGATCGACGAAACCCCGGCGGTGAAGCGGAAACTGAAGCCGACCGCCGATGCCGACACGGTCCACCTGAAATTGTTTCAGGGTATGGAGCTGGCAGCGGTGTGGCCGGTCCCTTCTCAGTTTACTCAGCGCCCTGTTCGCTATGGCTGGTTGGACGATTACGACCAATATGACGAAGATATCGGATCGTCTAAAGACAAAGGCGGTCAGGGCAGCGGCGAAAGCCTGCTGGAAGGCCGCAATACTTCGCACGAAGGACGCGAAAAGAAGTTTATTTCTTCTTCGCCTGCGCGCGAAGATGGGGGCGGTGTAGAGGCATTTGTCGAAGGCGGCACCGACGAACGGTTGCAGCCTATATGCCCGCATTGTGGCGATCGGTGGGAAATCGACATTCTGACCGATCTTCATTTTGATCGGAAGGGTACGGCCGACGAAGCCGAGGCCAGCGCCTATGTTACATGCGCGGCTGGATGTGTGCTGGAGCCGTCAGACCGGCGGGCCGTTTTGGACAGCCTGACGGATTTGCCTGCTAAAGGTTTTGTTTCAGCGAACCCGACTGCCAGCAAGCGCCGCCGATCGTTCCGAGTGGACGGCCTGATGGCGCTGACCAGTTGGCCTAAGCTGGCACGGCTATGGCGCGAAGCGCTGATGGCATGGGAGCTGCGGCAGGACGAAAGCAAGTTGCGGACGTTCTACAACACGAAAGGTGGCAAAAATTATCGCTCGCAGGCGAGCGGCGAAAAGCCGGTGGTTTCCGCCGATCTGCGCAAGCGGTTGACGATGGGGTGGCGCCTGGGGACGGTCCCGCGCGGCCCGACCGTGCTGAACCTGATCATCGACGTTCAGCATGACCGGTTTGAATGCGGCGTGGTCGGCTATGGTCGGGATGGGGAACGCTGGCTGATCGATCGCTTTGCGATCGACGTGATGGACGACGGGCTGACGCAGGTTTCGCCCTTCATCCACACCGAACATTGGAAAGTGCTGCTGCCCCTGTTTGATCGGAAATATCCGATGGTCGATGACGGCGGTGCCGTTGTGGGCCATGCGCCGATCCTGTCCATCACTGTCGACACTGGCGGTTCGGACAGGAAAGGCGATCAGGCAACGGCAGGCGCCAAATGGTTCTGGAATGCGGCCCGAGCGCTAGGCGTCCATCAGTCGCGGATTACGTTGGTGAAGGGCGGGTCGAACCGCGACGGCAAGAAGTTGATGCCGCCGGGCGAATTTGCCGACCAAAAGGTCAAAGGCGGGGCCAAGCGCAACAGCGCCCGCCTCTGGTTGCCGAACGTGCACAAGATCAAGAATGTCATCGACGCGAAATTGCGTCGACAGAAGCCGGGGCCTGGCTACATCCATCTTCCCGGCGGCGAGTTCGTCGACGGGACTGACCAGCGCATATTCGGCCTGACCGATGAGCATCTAGACGAAATCACGGCCGAAGAGCTGAAGAAGGGCAAGTGGGAAAAGCTGCGCGCCCGCAATGAAACGCTGGATATCCTCGTCTATGGCGAGGCCGCGATTTTGAAACCGCCATTTGCGCAGAGCCGCACTGATATGCGGTGGGTGCCGAAGGACTATCGCATCATCTGGCCGGCGCAAGGCGTCATCGTCCTGCCCGCGCCTGCTGCCAATGATCCCGCCCCGGTTCCGTCAGCGGAGCCGGTGGCGGTCAATGCAACACCACCGCCGCCAAAACCGGTGCGGAGCCGAACCGCTCCGCGCCGATCAGGTGGTTGGATGAACCGACTAGGAAGCCGCTAG
- a CDS encoding phage portal protein, with protein sequence MRIFGIQIGRDTATQGAAPAMPRRQRIARGGYARRGFQAGVTDRLTSKWTTTDETVNMALLNHLRPMRARSRDFGRNNEYGRKFLSLVRTHIIGPAGFTLKVDCRRPDGTPDQQDSKRIARAYKKWSKRGNFDVTGRLSETQFDALAITMIARDGEVLIRMVEGRDRGLHRFQLQLLSGHLLDEGHNMDLANGHRIRMGVEFDAWMKPVAYHLRIMSGSADMHGTASQRYERVSADEILHLFVPEEIDQWRGIPWAYVALRDAKHLDQFDEAALVAANVGAAKMGFFQQKDPEAGPPMQREGEDDGDGYADQQDFVTAAEPGTFDVIPDGYELKEYDPTYPNEVYDPFTRNVLRRLSTGLLVANHSLTGDLTQVNFSSIRAGTLDERDMWKMLQGFYAEAKEVIFGRWLGVSMIYDPDLKALPYSKFDKFNAPVFFGRRWDWVDPKNDAAADREAVALGVRSRAEIIRERGRDPDEVWAELDSEKERGMATPHAGGGNSNAGTASAAA encoded by the coding sequence ATGCGGATATTCGGCATCCAGATCGGTCGCGACACGGCAACGCAGGGTGCGGCCCCGGCCATGCCCCGTCGCCAGCGGATTGCGCGCGGCGGATATGCGCGGCGCGGATTTCAGGCCGGTGTGACCGATCGCCTGACCAGCAAGTGGACCACCACCGACGAAACGGTGAACATGGCGCTGCTGAACCATTTGCGCCCGATGCGGGCGCGCAGCCGCGACTTCGGGCGCAATAATGAATATGGCCGCAAATTCCTGTCGCTGGTTCGTACCCATATCATCGGCCCGGCGGGTTTCACGCTGAAGGTCGACTGCCGCCGCCCCGACGGAACGCCGGACCAGCAGGACAGCAAGCGCATTGCCCGCGCCTATAAGAAATGGAGCAAACGCGGCAATTTCGATGTGACGGGACGGCTGAGCGAAACGCAATTCGACGCTCTGGCCATCACGATGATCGCGCGCGATGGCGAAGTGCTGATCCGCATGGTGGAAGGCCGCGACCGTGGCCTGCATCGCTTCCAGCTTCAACTGCTGTCCGGCCATCTGCTGGACGAAGGCCATAATATGGACCTGGCGAACGGTCACCGCATCCGCATGGGTGTGGAGTTCGACGCCTGGATGAAGCCAGTGGCCTATCATCTTCGGATCATGAGCGGGTCGGCTGACATGCACGGCACCGCCAGTCAGCGCTATGAACGGGTCAGCGCCGACGAAATTCTGCATCTGTTCGTGCCGGAGGAAATCGACCAGTGGCGCGGCATCCCATGGGCCTATGTTGCCCTGCGCGATGCCAAGCATCTGGATCAGTTTGACGAAGCGGCGCTGGTCGCGGCGAATGTCGGCGCCGCCAAGATGGGCTTTTTCCAGCAGAAAGACCCTGAGGCTGGTCCACCGATGCAGCGTGAGGGGGAAGACGATGGCGACGGATATGCCGATCAGCAGGACTTCGTCACGGCGGCCGAACCGGGAACGTTCGATGTCATTCCCGACGGCTATGAGCTGAAGGAATATGACCCGACCTATCCCAATGAGGTCTATGATCCGTTCACCCGCAACGTTTTGCGGCGGCTGTCGACCGGCCTGCTGGTCGCCAATCACAGCCTGACCGGCGATCTGACACAGGTGAATTTCAGTTCCATTCGCGCCGGCACCCTGGATGAGCGCGACATGTGGAAGATGCTTCAGGGCTTCTATGCGGAAGCGAAGGAAGTCATTTTCGGCCGCTGGCTGGGCGTATCGATGATCTATGATCCGGACCTGAAGGCCCTGCCCTACAGCAAGTTCGACAAGTTCAACGCGCCGGTGTTTTTCGGCCGCCGTTGGGATTGGGTAGATCCCAAGAATGACGCCGCCGCCGATCGCGAGGCGGTCGCGCTGGGGGTCCGCAGCCGGGCGGAAATCATCCGCGAGCGCGGCCGCGACCCTGATGAGGTCTGGGCCGAACTGGACAGCGAGAAGGAACGGGGCATGGCGACGCCACATGCGGGCGGCGGCAATAGCAATGCGGGCACGGCATCCGCCGCCGCCTGA
- a CDS encoding HIRAN domain-containing protein, with amino-acid sequence MDEIFFLRLAGVSHHQQALADTYIGEAVRFFHEPDNPYDCMAIRVENSGGQTLGYVPRNSWLRTVVHEKGRGVAGVIDSIGMSRACLLGATISVSICADRVKVVSYYPDRAPPKPPKGGFRYWVSAEEPRDRRAA; translated from the coding sequence GTGGACGAAATATTCTTCCTTCGCCTTGCCGGTGTGTCGCATCATCAGCAGGCACTGGCGGACACATACATCGGGGAGGCGGTTCGCTTCTTTCATGAGCCTGACAATCCGTATGATTGCATGGCCATCCGGGTCGAAAATTCCGGGGGCCAAACATTAGGCTATGTGCCGCGTAATAGCTGGCTTCGGACGGTCGTTCATGAAAAGGGGCGCGGCGTGGCCGGCGTAATTGACAGCATTGGGATGAGCCGAGCTTGCCTGCTTGGCGCAACGATCAGCGTCTCGATCTGCGCGGATCGGGTGAAGGTCGTGTCCTATTACCCAGACCGCGCACCCCCAAAACCGCCGAAGGGCGGTTTCCGATATTGGGTTAGCGCTGAAGAACCGCGCGACCGGCGCGCGGCATAA
- the dnaG gene encoding DNA primase — MSLSQAFLDEVRARTTLSALIGRAIKVEKAGKEQKACCPFHHEKTPSFTINDEKGFYHCFGCGAHGDAIRWLTDHGGLDFIDAVKELAGTAGLDMPTRSPEEARREERRIEAGDVLGRAADWYQMQLRQSRSAYAQLTARGLTADTIARFGLGYAPGQQSVGAIGLAPDALAGFGLVVETPDGYRDRFRGRIMVPIADARGRIVAFGGRATRDGQLPKYVNSEGATFAKGSTLYNLHRASPAARSARRLIVVEGYFDVIALDQVGISEAVAPMGTAITVEQLERVWRVSEAPIILMDGDEAGQKAAIRAAERALPLVAPGRGLSFASLPDGSDPDDLARSGGREAIDAVLSAAVPLVDLLWNAALAQGNAATPEGKAGIWQRLAQLAAGIADAETRAQYQADWRARFDQAFPPPPPWARDFDTLPTGRLEALSEQPEPVQARLKRIAQEWFDKRLEYLEPSKAAILRLAFVAGRRAGAGLLAEAAVKDRLWRDAGDVDGVENADVDRAIGDGVKKPWDIGPDIVMMDCAVLPMTDFGIGERLIARYGEQFRFTTAKGWLGWDERRWRVLDQEKDGPPPAELQKAIFDTIRDMQAEARIMRQAGVYQAEENPHGIDQYIPKGKNFVLLSTILAGYGRQSEQAGKPSSIAKLAQKWLTVAIEAFDCDPLAINLLNGTLRFERYQDEEGRRRARFSLEAHSRADLNTKLAPVAFDPDAVSPIYDGFFAWAHPDEGMRRYLHQVAGYTATGDTGEQKLWFHYGLGANGKSTAMDLWAHVLGDYAGTIGIETFLDQGIKKRGDAASPDLARLGGVRLLRASEPERGSRLNEALVKAATGGEPMAVRALHRGFFDLLPLFKLHIGGNYKPDIPGTDEGIWRRMKLVPWNAHVKDGERDERLPFRLRDEAPGVLNHIVRGLLDWLANGLIEPDAVREATQQYREDSDPLARFLKLCTAQDQQGRIQSSRLYEVFQAWCKAAGEKEWSQKGFSKAMLDKGFTKKASDGMQWLGMRLIRDASDFVDEHGRVRAELPPSADDIPAITEPPPDMDDYVPPF; from the coding sequence GTGTCTCTTTCACAAGCATTTCTCGACGAAGTTCGCGCCCGCACGACGCTTTCGGCCCTTATCGGCCGCGCCATCAAAGTCGAAAAGGCCGGCAAGGAACAGAAGGCCTGCTGCCCGTTCCATCATGAAAAAACGCCCAGCTTCACCATCAATGATGAAAAGGGCTTCTATCATTGCTTCGGCTGCGGCGCGCATGGCGACGCGATCCGGTGGCTGACCGATCATGGCGGGCTGGATTTCATCGACGCTGTCAAAGAGCTGGCCGGCACGGCCGGGCTGGACATGCCGACGCGGTCACCCGAGGAAGCGCGCCGCGAGGAACGGCGGATCGAGGCCGGCGATGTGCTGGGCCGTGCGGCAGACTGGTATCAGATGCAGTTGCGCCAGAGCCGCAGCGCCTATGCGCAGCTGACCGCGCGCGGTCTGACAGCGGACACCATCGCCCGCTTCGGCCTTGGCTATGCGCCGGGGCAGCAGTCGGTCGGTGCGATCGGCCTTGCGCCTGACGCCCTTGCCGGCTTTGGCCTGGTGGTCGAGACGCCGGACGGTTACCGCGACCGGTTCCGGGGCCGCATCATGGTGCCGATCGCCGATGCGCGCGGCCGGATCGTGGCCTTTGGCGGCCGGGCGACGCGCGATGGCCAGTTGCCCAAATATGTGAACAGCGAGGGGGCGACCTTCGCCAAAGGATCTACCCTCTACAATCTGCACCGTGCGTCGCCGGCCGCGCGATCGGCGCGGCGCCTGATCGTCGTGGAAGGCTATTTCGATGTCATCGCTCTGGATCAGGTCGGGATATCGGAAGCCGTTGCGCCGATGGGCACGGCCATCACGGTCGAGCAGTTGGAGCGCGTCTGGCGGGTCAGCGAAGCCCCCATCATCCTGATGGACGGCGACGAAGCGGGGCAGAAGGCGGCCATTCGCGCGGCCGAACGCGCGCTGCCGCTGGTCGCGCCGGGCCGTGGGCTGTCCTTCGCCTCCCTTCCGGACGGTTCCGACCCTGACGATCTGGCGCGATCGGGCGGCCGGGAAGCGATTGACGCGGTCCTGTCCGCTGCCGTCCCGCTGGTCGATCTGCTGTGGAACGCTGCGCTGGCGCAAGGGAATGCGGCGACGCCCGAAGGCAAGGCCGGCATCTGGCAGCGCCTGGCGCAGTTGGCGGCGGGGATCGCCGACGCTGAAACCCGTGCGCAATATCAGGCCGACTGGCGGGCGCGATTTGATCAGGCCTTCCCGCCCCCGCCGCCGTGGGCGCGCGATTTTGATACCCTTCCGACCGGAAGGCTGGAAGCTCTCTCCGAACAGCCGGAGCCGGTGCAGGCGCGATTGAAGCGGATTGCGCAGGAATGGTTCGACAAGCGTCTGGAGTATCTGGAGCCGTCCAAGGCGGCTATCCTGCGCCTGGCCTTTGTCGCGGGGCGGCGGGCCGGTGCGGGGCTGCTGGCGGAAGCGGCGGTCAAGGATCGGTTGTGGCGCGATGCCGGCGATGTAGATGGCGTCGAGAATGCTGATGTCGACCGGGCGATTGGCGACGGGGTCAAGAAGCCGTGGGATATCGGGCCTGATATCGTCATGATGGATTGCGCCGTGCTGCCGATGACTGATTTCGGCATCGGCGAACGGCTGATCGCCCGCTATGGCGAGCAATTCCGCTTCACCACGGCCAAGGGCTGGCTGGGCTGGGACGAACGGCGCTGGCGTGTGCTGGATCAGGAAAAGGATGGTCCGCCGCCGGCAGAGCTGCAAAAGGCGATCTTCGACACGATCCGCGACATGCAGGCCGAAGCGCGGATCATGCGGCAGGCCGGTGTCTATCAGGCGGAGGAAAACCCGCACGGCATCGACCAGTATATCCCCAAGGGCAAAAACTTCGTCCTGCTGTCGACTATATTAGCTGGCTATGGCCGGCAGAGCGAGCAGGCGGGAAAGCCGTCATCCATCGCGAAACTGGCGCAAAAATGGCTGACCGTCGCGATCGAGGCGTTCGATTGTGATCCGCTCGCTATCAACCTGCTGAACGGAACGCTGCGTTTCGAGCGCTATCAGGATGAGGAAGGGCGGCGGCGGGCGCGCTTCTCGCTGGAGGCGCATTCGCGTGCCGATCTCAATACCAAGCTGGCGCCGGTGGCATTCGATCCCGACGCGGTCAGCCCGATCTATGACGGCTTCTTCGCCTGGGCGCACCCCGACGAGGGCATGCGGCGCTATCTGCATCAGGTCGCCGGCTATACCGCGACGGGTGATACCGGCGAACAAAAGCTGTGGTTTCATTATGGCCTGGGCGCCAACGGCAAATCGACGGCGATGGACCTGTGGGCGCATGTGCTGGGCGACTATGCCGGCACGATCGGCATCGAAACCTTTCTCGACCAGGGGATCAAGAAGCGCGGCGACGCTGCCTCGCCCGATCTGGCGCGCCTGGGCGGTGTCCGTCTGTTGCGCGCGTCGGAGCCAGAGCGCGGTTCGCGGCTGAATGAGGCGCTGGTGAAGGCGGCGACGGGCGGCGAGCCTATGGCCGTGCGCGCGCTGCATCGTGGCTTCTTCGACCTGCTGCCCCTCTTCAAGCTGCATATCGGCGGCAACTACAAGCCCGATATTCCGGGCACCGACGAAGGCATATGGCGGCGCATGAAGCTGGTGCCGTGGAACGCCCATGTGAAGGATGGCGAGCGCGACGAACGTCTTCCGTTCAGGCTGCGCGACGAAGCGCCGGGCGTCCTCAATCATATTGTGCGCGGCCTGCTGGACTGGCTGGCGAATGGCCTGATCGAGCCGGATGCGGTGCGCGAGGCGACCCAGCAATATCGCGAGGATAGCGACCCGCTGGCGCGCTTCCTCAAGCTCTGCACGGCGCAGGATCAGCAGGGACGCATCCAGTCATCCCGGCTCTACGAAGTGTTTCAGGCGTGGTGCAAGGCGGCAGGCGAGAAGGAATGGAGCCAAAAGGGGTTCAGCAAAGCGATGCTGGACAAGGGCTTCACCAAGAAGGCCAGCGACGGAATGCAGTGGCTGGGCATGCGGCTGATCCGCGATGCTAGCGACTTCGTGGATGAGCATGGGCGTGTGCGCGCCGAACTGCCGCCATCGGCCGACGACATCCCCGCGATCACAGAGCCGCCCCCCGACATGGATGATTATGTCCCGCCCTTCTAG
- a CDS encoding S24 family peptidase: MGGHEITNLVFRLTERASPIAELTDEMTVAQRANAEGSGRHAGVGQIGFYIAEKIVHGGGYKCAKSHRQGVIHITCSPGCIMCEKAPMISPQNEVERVRAALRALMEKRGVKPKPLAKQAGLGETAVRDFLDREGADVKLGTLRRLANALDASIEDLLGVEQVPLAGRVGAGGSIIFDENTSMETVPRPPGATGRLEALEVIGDSMLPRYSSGDIVYISREVDGVLDAYIGDYCAVRLSSGETFVKLLARGSRPGFFTLRSLNAADIEDVEVEWATPIIFVMPRAGRAVLQR; encoded by the coding sequence ATGGGTGGCCATGAAATTACGAACCTTGTCTTCCGTCTCACGGAACGTGCGTCGCCCATTGCGGAGCTGACGGACGAAATGACGGTCGCGCAACGCGCCAACGCCGAAGGCAGTGGGCGCCATGCCGGTGTGGGCCAAATAGGCTTCTACATCGCGGAGAAGATCGTTCATGGCGGCGGGTATAAGTGTGCTAAATCACACCGTCAAGGTGTGATCCATATCACCTGTTCGCCAGGGTGCATTATGTGTGAAAAAGCACCCATGATTTCTCCGCAAAATGAGGTTGAGCGCGTCCGTGCTGCCCTAAGGGCGCTTATGGAAAAGCGCGGCGTGAAGCCGAAGCCGCTTGCCAAGCAAGCTGGGCTGGGGGAAACGGCAGTGCGCGATTTTCTCGATCGAGAAGGCGCCGATGTGAAACTCGGGACGTTGCGCCGCCTCGCGAACGCCTTAGATGCTTCAATCGAAGATTTGCTTGGGGTCGAGCAGGTGCCGTTGGCCGGTCGCGTCGGCGCAGGCGGATCGATTATCTTCGATGAGAATACGAGTATGGAAACTGTGCCGCGTCCGCCTGGTGCGACCGGACGCCTCGAAGCATTGGAGGTCATTGGCGACTCTATGCTTCCCCGCTATTCGTCGGGCGATATTGTTTACATATCTCGCGAGGTCGACGGCGTTCTGGATGCCTACATTGGCGACTACTGCGCCGTGAGGCTGTCCAGCGGCGAAACTTTCGTCAAGCTGCTCGCGCGCGGCAGTCGGCCGGGATTTTTCACGCTTCGCTCGCTCAACGCCGCAGATATCGAAGATGTCGAGGTCGAGTGGGCGACCCCGATTATCTTCGTTATGCCGCGCGCCGGTCGCGCGGTTCTTCAGCGCTAA